In one window of Pseudomonas putida DNA:
- the rhtA gene encoding threonine/homoserine exporter RhtA: protein MNTQPRSLAATLFPIGLLLIAMASIQSGASLAKSMFPVVGAQGTTTLRLIFASIIMLALLRPWRARFNASTLRSVIIYGLALGGMNFLFYMSLRTVPLGIAVALEFTGPLAVAIFASRRALDFLWIALAIVGLLLLIPTGQTGASLDLTGAAYALGAGVCWALYILYGQRAGAENGIQTAALGVLIAALFVAPIGIAHAGSALLTPALIPVALAVAILSTALPYSLEMVALTRMPARTFGTLMSIEPAFGALSGLLFLGEVLSLTQWLAILAIITASVGATLSMRKESSPPVAAD, encoded by the coding sequence ATGAACACCCAGCCCCGCAGCCTGGCCGCCACGCTGTTCCCTATCGGCCTGCTGTTGATTGCCATGGCTTCCATCCAGTCTGGAGCGTCACTGGCCAAGAGCATGTTTCCAGTTGTCGGCGCTCAGGGCACCACAACGCTGCGCCTGATCTTCGCCAGCATCATCATGCTTGCATTGCTACGCCCGTGGCGCGCCAGGTTCAATGCCAGCACCCTGCGCAGCGTCATCATCTATGGGCTGGCCCTGGGCGGCATGAATTTCCTTTTCTATATGTCGTTGCGCACCGTTCCGCTGGGCATCGCCGTGGCGCTGGAGTTTACCGGCCCGCTGGCGGTAGCGATCTTCGCTTCGCGCCGCGCCCTGGACTTTCTCTGGATCGCGCTCGCCATCGTCGGCCTGCTACTGCTCATCCCGACAGGGCAGACGGGGGCCTCCCTCGACCTGACCGGCGCGGCCTACGCCTTGGGTGCCGGCGTCTGCTGGGCGCTCTACATTTTATATGGCCAGCGAGCAGGCGCGGAAAACGGTATCCAGACCGCGGCATTGGGCGTATTGATCGCGGCGCTGTTCGTGGCTCCCATCGGTATCGCCCACGCCGGTAGTGCCTTGCTCACTCCAGCACTGATTCCGGTCGCACTTGCCGTGGCGATCCTGTCTACCGCCCTCCCCTACAGCCTGGAAATGGTCGCACTGACACGAATGCCCGCGCGAACCTTCGGCACACTGATGAGTATCGAACCCGCATTCGGTGCACTGTCGGGGCTTCTATTCCTTGGAGAGGTTCTCAGCTTGACCCAATGGTTGGCGATCCTGGCAATCATTACCGCCTCGGTCGGGGCCACACTGTCGATGCGCAAGGAAAGCAGCCCTCCCGTAGCGGCTGACTGA
- a CDS encoding aminopeptidase P family protein codes for MSSLNPLKESIPARLARVRDVMAREGVDALLVPSADPHLSEYLPGHWQGRQWLSGFQGSVGTLVVAAEFAGLWVDSRYWEQAEKELAGSGIELMKLLPGQPGALDWLGEQVASGGAVAVDGAVMALAFARQLGERLSARNVRLLTDRDLLGEVWGDRPALPGNPVYQHLPPHATVSRAQKLGELRQALDSKGADWHFIATLDDIAWLFNLRGSDVSYNPVFVSFALIGRDQATLFVGQDKINTHLRQVLAADGIQVRDYAEVGQALASLVGGTRLLVDPARVTQGLLDKLDERVALVEGINPTTLSKSRKGEADLVHIRQVMEQDGAALCEFFAWFEANLGRETITELTVDEQLSAARARRPDFVSLSFSTIAAFNANGAMPHYRATEQSHAVIEGNGLLLIDSGGQYLGGTTDITRMVPIGTPSLEQKKDCTRVLKGVIALSRATFPRGILSPLLDAIARAPIWADQVDYGHGTGHGVGYFMNVHEGPQVIAYQAATTPQTAMQAGMISSIEPGTYRPRAWGVRIENLVVNREVGNSAFGDFLAFETLTLCPIDTRCLLPELLDVSERQWLNRYHQTVYERLAPLLQGDALAWLRLRTQPV; via the coding sequence ATGAGCAGTCTGAACCCCCTTAAGGAATCCATACCGGCACGCCTGGCGCGTGTGCGCGATGTCATGGCCAGGGAGGGTGTCGATGCCCTGTTGGTGCCCTCTGCCGATCCGCACCTTTCCGAGTACTTGCCCGGCCATTGGCAAGGGCGCCAATGGCTGTCTGGCTTCCAGGGCTCGGTCGGCACGCTGGTAGTGGCCGCGGAATTCGCCGGGCTGTGGGTCGACAGCCGCTATTGGGAGCAGGCAGAGAAGGAATTGGCGGGCAGTGGCATCGAGCTGATGAAGCTACTGCCAGGTCAGCCGGGGGCATTGGATTGGCTGGGTGAGCAGGTTGCCAGCGGCGGTGCCGTGGCGGTTGATGGTGCGGTCATGGCGCTGGCCTTTGCCCGTCAATTGGGAGAGCGCCTGAGCGCTCGCAATGTAAGACTGCTGACTGACCGAGACCTGCTGGGTGAGGTCTGGGGCGATCGTCCGGCCTTGCCTGGCAACCCCGTCTATCAGCACCTGCCCCCCCATGCGACTGTCAGTCGTGCGCAGAAACTCGGTGAGTTGCGTCAGGCCCTGGATAGCAAGGGCGCCGACTGGCATTTCATCGCAACTCTGGACGACATCGCCTGGCTGTTCAACCTGCGCGGTAGTGATGTTTCGTACAACCCGGTGTTCGTTTCCTTCGCCTTGATCGGTCGTGATCAAGCCACGCTCTTTGTCGGTCAGGACAAGATCAATACTCACCTGCGTCAAGTACTGGCGGCCGACGGTATCCAGGTGCGTGACTACGCGGAAGTTGGCCAGGCACTTGCGAGCCTCGTTGGCGGCACCCGCCTGCTGGTCGATCCGGCGCGTGTCACCCAGGGCCTGCTGGACAAGCTCGACGAGCGGGTCGCGTTGGTCGAGGGCATCAATCCGACTACGCTGAGCAAGTCGCGCAAGGGCGAGGCGGACCTGGTTCATATTCGTCAGGTGATGGAGCAGGACGGTGCAGCCTTGTGCGAGTTCTTCGCCTGGTTCGAGGCCAATCTTGGGCGCGAGACCATCACCGAACTGACGGTCGATGAACAACTGAGCGCGGCACGTGCGCGGCGCCCTGACTTCGTCTCGCTGAGCTTCTCGACCATCGCGGCCTTCAATGCCAATGGCGCGATGCCCCATTACCGCGCCACCGAACAGTCGCATGCGGTGATCGAGGGTAACGGCCTGCTGCTGATCGATTCGGGCGGCCAGTACCTGGGCGGAACTACCGACATTACCCGGATGGTGCCGATTGGTACACCCAGCCTGGAGCAGAAGAAGGACTGCACGCGGGTGCTCAAGGGAGTGATCGCGTTGTCGCGGGCGACTTTCCCGCGGGGCATTCTTTCGCCGCTGCTCGATGCCATCGCCCGGGCGCCTATCTGGGCCGATCAAGTCGACTACGGCCATGGCACTGGGCATGGCGTAGGCTACTTCATGAATGTGCACGAGGGGCCGCAGGTCATTGCCTATCAGGCGGCAACTACGCCGCAGACAGCCATGCAGGCCGGGATGATCAGTTCGATCGAGCCGGGCACCTACAGACCTAGAGCCTGGGGCGTGCGTATCGAGAATCTGGTGGTTAATCGGGAGGTGGGCAACAGCGCTTTTGGCGACTTCCTGGCCTTTGAAACCCTGACGCTTTGCCCGATCGACACCCGATGCTTGCTGCCCGAGTTGCTCGATGTTTCGGAGCGCCAATGGCTCAACCGTTATCACCAGACCGTGTATGAGCGATTAGCGCCCCTGTTGCAAGGCGACGCACTGGCCTGGTTGAGACTGCGAACGCAGCCGGTCTGA
- a CDS encoding DUF3182 family protein, with protein MAHPHESKIAVVLLDTRERTPDHEYATRQKLAEILAQLLGIPVFNPGQPAGQANHYYYLPTETLIGQQQGIRSEQDLFGGLVSHPYMATKAISHPLPANAVFPPGWTDAFAQQASGALLRGYTVFSKDDARRAADLLLRSGPVRVKPVLARAGRGQQVIDTLDALAPLLATLDDKALGLWGLVLEEDLHEVETFSVGQVRVAGLTCSYYGTQQLTQDHQGQQVYGGSDLMVVRGDYQALLQRPLEDYLRLAINQAMTYEQAAERHFPGFIASRRNYDIARGLDARGHLRSGVLEQSWRQGGASSAELLAVRAFADDPTLQQVRASTHEVFGTPELPADATLFYEGDDSELGQFCKFARIREHGHSE; from the coding sequence ATGGCCCACCCCCACGAGTCGAAAATCGCCGTCGTACTTCTCGACACCCGCGAACGCACCCCGGACCATGAATATGCCACTCGCCAGAAGCTCGCCGAGATCCTGGCGCAATTGCTTGGAATACCCGTCTTCAACCCTGGACAACCGGCCGGCCAGGCCAACCACTATTATTACCTGCCCACGGAAACCTTGATCGGCCAGCAGCAGGGCATCCGCAGTGAACAGGACCTGTTCGGCGGCCTGGTAAGCCATCCCTACATGGCGACCAAAGCCATTTCCCACCCACTACCCGCCAATGCAGTCTTTCCGCCGGGCTGGACTGACGCCTTCGCGCAACAGGCCAGCGGTGCCCTGTTGCGCGGCTACACGGTCTTTTCCAAGGACGACGCTCGACGAGCAGCCGACTTGCTATTGCGCAGCGGCCCCGTTCGGGTCAAACCCGTATTGGCCCGTGCCGGTCGCGGCCAGCAGGTAATCGATACCCTTGACGCACTTGCCCCCTTGCTCGCGACCTTGGACGACAAGGCACTTGGCCTTTGGGGGCTGGTGCTGGAGGAAGACCTGCATGAAGTAGAAACCTTCAGTGTTGGCCAAGTGCGTGTCGCTGGCCTCACCTGCAGCTACTACGGTACCCAGCAACTCACCCAGGATCATCAGGGCCAACAAGTCTACGGTGGCTCAGATCTGATGGTAGTACGCGGCGACTATCAGGCGCTGCTGCAGCGCCCGCTGGAAGATTATCTGCGCCTGGCTATCAATCAGGCCATGACCTACGAGCAAGCGGCGGAGCGACACTTCCCAGGTTTCATCGCCTCACGCCGCAACTACGACATCGCCCGTGGCCTCGACGCACGTGGCCACCTGCGCAGCGGCGTCCTGGAGCAATCGTGGCGCCAGGGTGGCGCCAGCAGCGCAGAGCTCCTTGCCGTGCGCGCCTTCGCCGACGATCCGACGCTGCAGCAGGTACGCGCATCCACCCACGAGGTGTTCGGCACGCCTGAACTTCCGGCCGACGCCACACTTTTCTATGAGGGGGACGACAGTGAACTCGGACAATTCTGCAAATTTGCACGGATTCGCGAGCATGGCCATTCAGAGTGA
- a CDS encoding alpha/beta hydrolase family protein, translating into MAIQSEQVELQVEGESIAGTLVSPGSKMPGILFVHGWGGSQQRDLARARQITGLGCVCMTFDLRGHEKTESQRLTVTREQNLTDLLAAYDRLASHPAVDPGAIALIGSSYGGYLATLLTAHRPVKWLAMRVPALYWDDEWDTPKQALDRQRLNHYRQRILGPADNRALAACAEFAGDVLLVESEHDDYVPHNTLMSYRSAFVGAHSLTHRIVDGADHALSSEESQKAYSSILGTWIGEMVIGARLDRYPHYAPWYA; encoded by the coding sequence ATGGCCATTCAGAGTGAACAGGTCGAGCTACAGGTCGAGGGCGAAAGTATCGCCGGTACTTTGGTCAGTCCTGGCAGCAAGATGCCCGGCATTCTCTTCGTCCACGGCTGGGGCGGCAGCCAGCAGCGAGACCTGGCCCGCGCCCGACAGATTACCGGGCTGGGCTGCGTGTGCATGACCTTCGACTTGCGCGGACACGAAAAGACCGAAAGCCAGCGATTGACGGTGACCCGTGAGCAGAACCTCACCGACCTGCTGGCCGCCTACGATCGACTGGCCTCGCACCCTGCCGTCGATCCCGGCGCCATTGCGCTGATCGGCAGCAGCTATGGCGGTTATCTGGCCACCCTGCTGACCGCACATAGACCCGTGAAATGGCTGGCGATGCGGGTACCTGCATTGTACTGGGACGATGAATGGGACACTCCAAAGCAAGCACTCGACCGCCAGCGCCTGAATCACTATCGCCAACGCATTCTGGGGCCGGCCGACAATCGTGCCTTGGCCGCCTGCGCCGAGTTCGCTGGCGATGTCCTGCTGGTGGAGTCCGAGCACGATGACTATGTGCCGCACAACACCCTGATGAGCTATCGCTCCGCGTTCGTCGGCGCCCATTCACTGACCCATCGCATCGTCGACGGGGCCGACCATGCACTGTCCAGCGAGGAAAGCCAGAAAGCCTACAGTTCGATCCTGGGTACATGGATTGGAGAAATGGTCATCGGCGCACGGCTAGACCGCTACCCGCACTACGCTCCCTGGTACGCCTGA
- a CDS encoding antibiotic biosynthesis monooxygenase, which translates to MVATPHSLWFTQMIEYEVPAIRQQALAEALVLRAEEIASRCDGLLGVSIQASVDGSRVLQYLRWQSRQEWAAAAPCFVEEPFLDLLQRHQARGVNFTAYQTLRSLVRGSDGGLHCEVGEPQAYQGA; encoded by the coding sequence ATGGTGGCCACCCCTCATTCCCTATGGTTTACCCAGATGATCGAGTACGAAGTGCCGGCGATTCGGCAACAGGCCCTGGCCGAGGCGTTGGTCCTGCGGGCGGAGGAGATCGCCAGCCGTTGCGATGGTCTGCTGGGTGTCAGCATTCAGGCCAGTGTCGATGGCAGTCGGGTGTTGCAATACCTGCGGTGGCAATCGCGCCAGGAGTGGGCGGCTGCCGCGCCCTGTTTCGTCGAGGAGCCGTTCCTCGACCTGTTGCAGCGTCACCAGGCACGCGGTGTCAATTTCACGGCCTACCAGACCTTGCGCAGCCTGGTGCGAGGCAGCGACGGCGGCTTGCATTGCGAGGTCGGTGAGCCTCAGGCGTACCAGGGAGCGTAG
- the soxR gene encoding redox-sensitive transcriptional activator SoxR, which translates to MPSKDVTAPERLLSVGQLAARSGVAVTALHFYESKGLIHSTRNNGNQRRFERAMLRRVAVIKMAQRLGVPLAQVAEALDTLPKGHTPTAEDWQRFSARWREDLTQRIEELMMLRDQLDGCIGCGCMSLKECPLRNHSDRLAAEGPGPHPLGPDAQATTAKRRR; encoded by the coding sequence ATGCCCAGCAAGGACGTGACGGCGCCGGAACGCCTGCTCAGCGTAGGCCAGTTGGCCGCGCGCAGCGGCGTCGCGGTGACCGCGCTGCACTTCTATGAAAGCAAGGGACTGATCCACAGCACCCGCAACAACGGCAACCAGCGCCGCTTCGAGCGAGCCATGCTACGCCGGGTGGCAGTGATCAAGATGGCGCAGCGCCTGGGAGTACCGCTGGCGCAAGTCGCCGAAGCGCTCGATACCCTGCCCAAAGGGCACACGCCGACCGCTGAAGACTGGCAGCGTTTTTCCGCACGATGGCGAGAAGACCTGACCCAGCGCATCGAAGAATTGATGATGCTGCGCGACCAGCTGGATGGCTGCATTGGCTGCGGCTGCATGTCATTGAAGGAATGTCCGCTGCGCAACCATAGCGACCGCCTCGCCGCGGAAGGCCCGGGGCCACACCCGTTAGGCCCAGACGCTCAGGCAACCACGGCGAAACGTCGCCGGTAG
- a CDS encoding GlxA family transcriptional regulator: protein MRAKTDMGTGLEIGVLVYPDAQRAAVHGLTDLFTVANQVACELGDGKLVPIRISHWQLDQAGELCEVYDSLPGARHDLKVLVVPPSLGPAPAPALLERHRAHLCQWHARGTVLASVCIGVFFIAASGLLDGRSASTHRNYAQTLAERYPQVRADASVAVLDDGDIMTSAGLMAWTELGLRLLERFLGATLARETARYLAVDPVPTPLPGALFTPRLDHGDEAVLKVQHWLQGSGAREANLAIMAGCAGLEERTFLRRFRAATGLRPTQYCQQVRVGRACRLLEFTRRSVDQIAWGVGYQDPGAFRKVFQRVTGLTPSDYRRRFAVVA from the coding sequence ATGAGGGCAAAAACTGACATGGGTACAGGCTTGGAAATCGGTGTGCTGGTCTATCCCGATGCGCAGCGTGCCGCTGTACATGGGCTGACCGACCTGTTCACGGTCGCCAATCAGGTCGCCTGTGAACTCGGTGATGGGAAGCTGGTGCCGATCCGTATCAGCCACTGGCAACTCGATCAGGCCGGTGAACTCTGCGAGGTGTACGACAGCCTGCCGGGCGCGCGCCATGACCTCAAGGTGCTGGTGGTGCCGCCCAGCCTTGGCCCGGCACCTGCACCTGCGCTGCTTGAGCGACACCGCGCGCACTTGTGCCAGTGGCATGCACGCGGCACTGTGCTCGCTTCGGTGTGCATCGGCGTGTTCTTCATTGCTGCCAGTGGCCTGCTGGACGGGCGTTCGGCGAGTACCCACCGGAATTACGCCCAGACCTTGGCCGAGCGTTACCCGCAAGTACGCGCCGATGCCAGCGTAGCGGTACTGGACGATGGCGACATCATGACGTCGGCCGGGCTGATGGCCTGGACCGAGCTCGGGCTGCGTCTGCTTGAGCGTTTCCTGGGTGCCACCCTGGCGCGCGAGACTGCACGCTACCTGGCGGTCGATCCGGTGCCGACCCCGCTGCCCGGTGCGTTGTTCACACCGAGGCTGGATCACGGCGATGAAGCCGTGCTGAAGGTGCAGCACTGGCTGCAGGGGAGTGGTGCGCGAGAGGCCAATCTGGCAATTATGGCTGGATGTGCCGGGCTCGAAGAGCGTACGTTTCTGCGGCGTTTTCGCGCGGCGACCGGATTGCGTCCTACCCAATACTGCCAGCAGGTCCGGGTAGGACGTGCCTGCCGCCTGCTGGAGTTCACCCGGCGCAGCGTCGACCAGATTGCCTGGGGCGTGGGCTATCAGGACCCCGGTGCCTTTCGTAAGGTGTTCCAGCGTGTCACCGGCCTGACACCCAGTGACTACCGGCGACGTTTCGCCGTGGTTGCCTGA
- a CDS encoding cysteine hydrolase family protein — translation MSKQALILIDIQNDYFPGGKWTLDRADAAADNAARLLAAARERGDLVVHVRHEFESADAPFFAPGSPGAEIHAKVLPISSEPVVLKHQVNAFRDTELKSLLDKHEVKNLTIVGAMSHMCIDSATRAAADFGYQVSVAHDACATLALEFNGQTVPASHVHDSAMAALAFAFAAVESTDTLLAK, via the coding sequence ATGAGCAAGCAGGCCCTGATTCTCATCGATATCCAGAACGACTACTTCCCCGGTGGCAAATGGACACTCGACCGCGCCGATGCGGCGGCCGACAACGCCGCCCGCCTGCTCGCCGCTGCCCGCGAGCGCGGCGACCTGGTCGTGCATGTGCGCCATGAGTTCGAATCAGCCGATGCGCCGTTTTTTGCCCCTGGCTCGCCAGGCGCCGAGATCCACGCCAAGGTACTGCCGATCAGCAGCGAGCCGGTGGTGCTCAAGCATCAAGTCAACGCGTTTCGCGACACCGAGCTCAAGTCGCTCCTCGACAAGCATGAGGTAAAAAACCTGACCATCGTCGGCGCCATGAGCCACATGTGCATCGATTCGGCAACCCGCGCTGCCGCAGACTTCGGCTACCAGGTCTCGGTGGCGCACGACGCCTGCGCCACGCTGGCCCTGGAGTTCAATGGACAGACGGTGCCCGCATCGCACGTGCACGACTCGGCCATGGCGGCGCTAGCTTTCGCCTTTGCCGCCGTCGAGAGTACCGATACGTTGCTGGCCAAGTAG
- a CDS encoding helix-turn-helix domain-containing protein yields the protein MHKDSSHRASVLQHVSQNIRRLRNDRGLSQTALAESSGVSRRMLVAIEAGEKNVSLTTLDLIAEALGVAFSTLIQAPEQRDPARINELAWAGEQPDSRAVLLGSSPARREVELWEWTLAPGEHYASEADAEGWSEQIYVTEGCLTLLIESGELRLRAGEFHIFPSDCRYAYRNDGDQPTRFVRNVVI from the coding sequence GTGCACAAAGATTCCTCGCACCGCGCTTCGGTGCTGCAGCACGTCAGTCAGAACATCCGCCGCCTGCGTAACGACAGGGGGCTGAGCCAGACCGCCTTGGCCGAAAGCTCTGGTGTCAGTCGGCGCATGCTGGTTGCCATCGAGGCAGGCGAGAAGAACGTCAGCCTCACCACCCTCGACCTGATCGCCGAAGCGCTGGGTGTGGCGTTCAGTACGCTGATCCAGGCGCCCGAGCAACGCGATCCTGCACGCATCAATGAGCTGGCCTGGGCCGGTGAGCAGCCGGACAGCCGCGCGGTACTGCTGGGTAGTAGCCCCGCGCGGCGCGAGGTCGAGCTCTGGGAGTGGACCCTGGCACCGGGCGAGCACTATGCCAGTGAGGCTGATGCCGAGGGTTGGAGCGAGCAGATCTATGTGACCGAGGGCTGTCTGACGCTGCTGATCGAAAGCGGTGAACTGCGCCTGCGCGCTGGGGAGTTCCACATCTTCCCCAGCGACTGCCGCTACGCGTACCGCAACGACGGCGACCAGCCCACGCGATTCGTGCGCAATGTGGTGATCTGA
- a CDS encoding DMT family transporter: MTHTSSSPRPSVSFRLSKAEWVLVFITMLWGGTFLIVHNVMSVSGPMFFVGLRFAAAALFVGLVSARALSGLTFTELKAGVLIGVSIMLGYGLQTMGLQTISSSQSAFITALYVPFVPLLQWLVLGRRPGLMPSIGICLAFVGLMLLAGPEGGALNFSEGEIVTLVSAVAIAGEIILISRYAGKVDVRRVTVVQLATASALSFLMIVPTQERIPDFSWLLLASALGLGAMSAVIQVAMNWAQKSVSPTRATLIYAGEPVWAGIVGRIAGDRLPGVALIGGLLIVIAVVVSELKIRRDRDPLPEPQGLTPSESETGR; encoded by the coding sequence ATGACCCACACCAGCAGCAGCCCGCGGCCGTCCGTATCCTTTCGCCTGAGCAAAGCCGAATGGGTGCTGGTGTTCATCACCATGCTCTGGGGCGGCACCTTCCTGATCGTGCACAACGTCATGAGCGTGAGCGGACCGATGTTCTTCGTCGGCCTGCGATTCGCGGCAGCGGCACTGTTCGTCGGGCTGGTATCGGCGCGAGCGTTGTCGGGCCTGACGTTCACCGAACTCAAGGCCGGCGTACTGATCGGTGTATCGATCATGCTCGGCTACGGCTTGCAGACCATGGGCCTGCAAACCATCAGCAGCAGCCAGTCGGCCTTCATCACAGCCCTCTACGTACCCTTCGTGCCGCTGTTGCAATGGTTGGTGCTGGGACGCCGGCCCGGCCTGATGCCAAGCATCGGTATCTGCCTGGCCTTTGTCGGGCTGATGCTGTTGGCCGGCCCTGAGGGTGGTGCGCTGAATTTCAGCGAAGGCGAAATCGTGACCTTGGTCAGCGCCGTGGCCATCGCCGGCGAGATCATCCTGATCAGCCGTTATGCCGGAAAGGTCGATGTGCGCCGGGTCACCGTGGTGCAACTGGCAACTGCCTCGGCACTATCATTCCTGATGATCGTTCCGACCCAGGAGCGCATCCCGGATTTCTCCTGGCTGCTGTTGGCCAGCGCCCTTGGCCTGGGCGCCATGAGCGCGGTAATCCAGGTGGCGATGAACTGGGCGCAGAAATCTGTCTCGCCAACCCGTGCCACGCTGATCTATGCCGGCGAACCGGTCTGGGCCGGCATCGTTGGTCGTATCGCAGGGGACCGCTTGCCAGGCGTGGCGCTTATTGGTGGCCTGCTGATCGTGATCGCCGTGGTCGTCAGCGAACTGAAGATTCGCCGCGATCGCGATCCCCTTCCAGAGCCGCAAGGCCTGACGCCAAGCGAAAGCGAGACAGGGCGTTGA